In a genomic window of Polyodon spathula isolate WHYD16114869_AA chromosome 21, ASM1765450v1, whole genome shotgun sequence:
- the LOC121296444 gene encoding MIF4G domain-containing protein B-like, with the protein MDNSNKEEYKIQSFDAETQQLLKTALKEPGAVDLEKVATVIVDQSLKDQGFSKEAGRICFTIVQAETKQSGSNVFRRSLLNRLQQEFKNREETRSRSLQEWVCYVTFICNVFDYLKVNNMPMMALVHPVYDCLFRLGQADSLQNEEEVDCLVLQLHRIGDQLEKMDVQRMDDLFFVLRDGFLLQEGLSSLARLLLLEILEFRAGGWRLSDTGQKYYYSELTD; encoded by the exons ATGGATAATTCAAACAAGGAGGAGTACAAGATCCAGTCCTTTGATGCGGAAACACAGCAGCTGCTAAAAACAGCGCTGAAAG AGCCCGGTGCGGTGGACCTGGAGAAGGTGGCCACGGTGATTGTGGATCAGTCTCTGAAGGATCAGGGGTTCAGTAAAGAAGCCGGCCGGATCTGCTTCACCATCGTTCAG GCAGAGACCAAGCAGAGTGGCTCCAACGTGTTCCGGAGGAGCCTCCTGAACCGGCTGCAGCAGGAGTTCAAGAACCGGGAGGAGACTCGGAGCAGGTCCTTGCAGGAGTGGGTCTGCTACGTCACCTTCATCTGCAATGTCTTCGACTACCTCAAG GTGAACAACATGCCCATGATGGCGCTGGTCCACCCTGTGTATGATTGTCTCTTCAGACTGGGTCAGGCGGACTCGCTGCAGAAcgaggaggag GTGGACTGCCTGGTGCTGCAGCTGCACCGGATCGGGGATCAGCTGGAGAAGATGGACGTGCAGCGCATGGACGACCTGTTCTTCGTGCTGCGGGACGGCTTCCTGCTGCAGGAGGGGCTCAGCTCGCTGGCACGCCTCCTGCTGCTGGAGATCCTGGAGTTCAGGGCGGGGGGCTGGCGGCTCAGCGACACGGGACAGAAATACTATTACAGCGAGCTCACGGACTGA
- the LOC121296443 gene encoding 28S ribosomal protein S7, mitochondrial-like, with translation MAASIAKFLRPWGPGVLPVRWTRYNPYYLEPEPAKEVYRIPATELTDEQKAAQELKAVRPIKAAPPGLTSSVFSDPTVSKFVNMMMQDGNKVLAKSIITKTFESMKRKQVEKYHKAPATEKEVIECNPYTIFHQALENCKPIIGLISIQKGGKYYQVPTPLTDSRRRFLAMKWLITECRDNKHRRTHMYEKLSQELLAAFINEGNVIKRKHDLHKMAEANRAFAHYRWW, from the exons ATGGCTGCATCCATAGCGAAGTTCTTGAGACCGTGGGGTCCTGg GGTTCTGCCGGTGAGATGGACCAGGTACAACCCCTATTACCTGGAACCCGAGCCCGCTAAGGAGGTGTATCGCATCCCCGCCACGGAGCTCACGGACGAGCAGAAGGCGGCACAGGAGCTGAAAGCCGTGCGACCCATTAAGGCGGCCCCGCCGGGTCTCACCAGCTCTGTATTCAGCGACCCCACAGTGAG TAAATTCGTTAATATGATGATGCAAGATGGGAATAAAGTGCTGGCCAAATCCATTATCACAAAG ACATTTGAAAGCATGAAGAGGAAGCAGGTGGAGAAGTATCACAAAGCCCCAGCAACAGAGAAGGAGGTGATTGAGTGTAACCCGTACACTATCTTCCACCAGGCTCTGGAGAACTGCAAGCCTATAATCGGTCTGATCAGCATTCAGAAAGGAGGCAAATACTACCAG GTTCCCACGCCGCTGACTGACAGCAGGCGACGCTTCCTGGCAATGAAATGGTTGATCACGGAGTGCCGGGACAATAAGCATCGCCGCACCCACATGTACGAGAAGCTGTCCCAGGAGCTGCTGGCAGCCTTCATCAACGAGGGCAACGTGATCAAGAGGAAGCACGACTTGCACAAGATGGCAGAGGCCAACAGGGCCTTCGCACACTACCGCTGGTGGTAG
- the LOC121296435 gene encoding ADP-ribosylation factor-binding protein GGA3-like — protein sequence MADAEGETLESWLNKATNPSNRQEDWEYIIGFCDQINKELEGPQIAVRLVAHKIQSPQEWEAVQALTVLEACMKNCGRRFHNEVGKFRFLNELIKVVSPKYLGDRVSEKVKRKVVEMLYSWAVALPDEAKINEAYQMLKRQGIVSCDPEIPVDQTLLPSPPTRPKNPVFEDEEKSKLLAELLKSKNPEDLQEANRLIKNMVKEDEARMQKVTKRVNALEEVNNNVKLLNEMLTHFNREESSEADRELIKELYERCDKMRRNVFKLATETEDNDNSLGDILQASDDLSRGINSYKKIVEGQAVNGETDLPGSANTDSKFGSKGSRNTETLIDLDELDIPSPPFSEPAPPPAPAPALVPANPLLAPAIPVLPPPPHLQASSRSRSSSQTKNTAPQASGALSLLDEELLSLGLNDPVPTLTNGKEGTLNRQWTTLQASDSGLDFFNSKPLSAGPMFPAAPVSRIAPCSYPAAPSLPKSGPAPFLFPGAGLQAAPHSGNQALQDLSMLDLGEPVGLPAQLKPEPMFCLGASSNAASTSVLGFPGPPATTASLPAACMGTPVSHAMVQAIASSSAPGSPLFRSPSPLHPTLQGSPARGPDASLASVHVKLDSIKPSKVLPVTAYDKNGVRVLMHFSSECPPGRPDVLVIVVSMLNTAPLPVQNVVLQAAVPKSMKVKLQPPSETELAPFNPILPPATITQVMLLANPMKEKVRLRYKLTFTLGDQVCTEAGEVDQFPPAEKWGYL from the exons ATGGCGGACGCGGAAGGAGAGACTCTGGAGTCCTGGCTCA ATAAAGCCACTAACCCCTCCAACAGACAGGAGGACTGGGAGTACATTATAGGATTCTGTGATCAAATCAATAAAGAATTAGAAGG tccaCAGATAGCGGTGAGGTTGGTGGCTCATAAAATCCAGTCCCCACAAGAATGGGAGGCAGTTCAGGCATTGACA GTGTTGGAAGCTTGCATGAAGAACTGTGGAAGAAGATTCCATAACGAAGTTGGAAAATTtcgatttttaaatgaattaatcaaAGTAGTCTCGCCCAAA TACCTTGGTGACAGGGTGTCGGAGAAGGTGAAGAGGAAAGTCGTTGAAATGCTGTACAGCTGGGCAGTGGCCCTGCCGGACGAAGCCAAAATTAACGAGGCCTATCAGATGCTGAAGAGGCAAG GTATTGTATCCTGTGATCCAGAGATACCTGTAGATCAGACTCTCCTTCCATCACCCCCGACACGCCCCAAAAACCCAGTGTTCGAGGATGAAGAAAAGAGTAAG CTGCTGGCTGAGCTGCTGAAAAGCAAAAACCCAGAGGATCTGCAGGAGGCTAACAGGCTCATTAAGAACATGGTGAAAGAG GACGAAGCCCGGATGCAGAAGGTAACGAAACGCGTGAACGCACTGGAGGAGGTCAATAACAACGTGAAGCTCCTCAATGAAATGCTGACCCACTTCAACAGAGAGGAGTCTTCAGAAGCAGACCGAGAGCTTATAAAG GAGCTGTACGAACGCTGTGACAAGATGAGACGTAATGTATTCAAATTAGCCACGGAGACGGAGGACAACGACAACAGTTTAG GTGACATCCTCCAAGCAAGCGATGATCTGTCACGTGGAATAAATTCCTACAAGAAGATTGTTGAAGGACAGGCTGTCAATGGAGAGACTGACCTTCCTGGATCAGCAAATACGGACAGTAAATTCG GCAGTAAGGGTAGCAGAAACACAGAGACCCTGATTGACCTGGATGAGCTCGACATTCCCAGCCCACCCTTTTCAGAGCCAGCTCCGCCTCCTGCACCCGCTCCAGCCCTAGTCCCAGCAAATCCGCTGCTGGCCCCAGCGATCCCAGTCCTACCCCCTCCCCCTCACCTGCAGGCTTCCTCTCGGAGCCGATCCTCCAGTCAGACCAAGAACACAGCCCCCCAGGCCAGCGGCGCCCTCTCCCTGCTGGACGAGGAACTGCTCTCTCTGG GGTTAAATGATCCAGTACCCACTTTGACTAATGGAAAGGAGGGTACACTTAACAGACAGTGGACCACACTACAG GCCTCCGACAGCGGGTTAGACTTCTTTAACAGCAAGCCTCTGTCTGCTGGGCCGATGTTCCCTGCAGCCCCTGTGTCCCGCATTGCTCCTTGTAGTTACCCGGCCGCTCCCTCCCTGCCCAAGTCCGGTCCGGCCCCGTTCCTGTTCCCAGGGGCTGGGCTGCAGGCAGCACCTCACTCCGGGAATCAAGCCTTGCAGGATCTCAGCATGCTGGACCTGGGGGAGCCAGTGGG GCTGCCTGCCCAGTTGAAACCGGAGCCCATGTTCTGTCTGGGAGCTTCCTCCAATGCTGCTTCCACGTCTGTCTTGGGGTTCCCCGGTCCACCCGCCACCACGGCCTCCCTTCCTGCTGCATGCATGGGCACCCCTGTCTCCCACGCCATGGTCCAGGCCATTGCTTCCTCATCGGCCCCCGGCAGCCCCCTCTTCCGCTCCCCTTCCCCCCTCCACCCGACGCTCCAGGGGAGCCCTGCAAGGGGGCCCGATGCTTCACTTGCCAGTGTTCACGTGAAGCTGGACTCCATCAAACCCA GCAAGGTCCTGCCTGTTACAGCCTATGATAAGAATGGGGTTCGGGTGCTGATGCACTTCTCTTCAGAGTGCCCCCCAGGTAGACCGGATGTGCTGGTGATTGTGGTGTCGATGCTGAACACAGCCCCCCTCCCCGTCCAGAACGTAGTCCTGCAGGCTGCAGTGCCCAAG TCGATGAAGGTCAAACTGCAGCCCCCATCGGAAACAGAACTGGCTCCTTTCAACCCCATCCTGCCCCCAGCCACCATCACACAGGTCATGCTGCTAGCAAACCCAATGAAG GAAAAGGTGAGACTGCGGTACAAGCTGACGTTTACACTGGGTGACCAGGTCTGTACAGAGGCCGGAGAAGTGGATCAGTTTCCACCGGCCGAAAAATGGGGTTATCTATAG